The following proteins are encoded in a genomic region of Streptomyces lunaelactis:
- a CDS encoding FadR/GntR family transcriptional regulator, producing the protein MSEPADRLTPVLRPVRAGNGFEEALEQILQLLRLGLVSGGERLPAERELSERMGISRVTLREVLKVLTDQGLVESRRGRYGGTFVLHRPDSHGEDELRRRVAEVDVEDTLRFREILEVGAAGLCAAHGLSDEGAEKLRRALSATHDAPLAEYRRQDTLLHLTLAELSGSPTLTAQYAAVRATLNDLLDCIPLLVRNLEHSQHQHTALVEAVLDADADAAREVMREHCEGTAALLRGFLS; encoded by the coding sequence ATGAGTGAACCGGCCGACCGGCTGACACCCGTGCTGCGCCCCGTACGCGCGGGCAACGGCTTCGAAGAAGCACTGGAACAGATTCTTCAGCTGCTGCGCCTCGGACTGGTCTCCGGCGGTGAGCGGCTGCCCGCGGAGCGCGAGCTCTCGGAGCGCATGGGGATAAGCCGCGTCACGCTGCGCGAAGTGCTGAAGGTACTGACGGACCAGGGGCTGGTCGAGAGCAGGCGGGGCCGGTACGGCGGCACGTTCGTGCTGCACCGCCCCGACAGTCACGGCGAGGACGAGCTGCGCCGGCGGGTGGCAGAGGTCGACGTCGAGGACACGCTGCGCTTCCGGGAGATCCTGGAAGTGGGGGCGGCCGGTCTCTGCGCGGCGCACGGTCTGAGCGACGAGGGCGCGGAGAAGCTGCGCAGGGCGCTCTCGGCGACGCACGACGCGCCGCTGGCCGAGTACCGGAGGCAGGACACCCTGCTGCATCTGACCCTTGCCGAACTGTCCGGCTCCCCCACGCTGACCGCGCAGTACGCCGCGGTGCGGGCGACACTCAATGACCTGCTGGACTGCATTCCGCTGCTCGTACGGAACCTGGAGCACTCGCAGCATCAGCACACCGCGCTCGTCGAGGCGGTGCTGGACGCGGACGCGGACGCGGCACGCGAGGTGATGCGGGAGCACTGCGAGGGGACGGCGGCGCTGCTGCGCGGCTTCCTCTCCTGA